TTTAAtctgagagagagggaggagctGAGCCCAGCTGGAGGTTTGGCTGCAGTTGACATCCTCGAGGTAGACTCCGGCGCTAACAAACGCTGGGTGGGAGCCTGGCAGCGGCCGTCCTTTCGACCACAAAAGCGTAATtgtactgaaaatgaaaaacaatcgGTCAGGACAAGATTGAGAAATTCAGAATACGACCGCTTTCCACCCCAAAAGAGGTGCATGACAAAAGCAGCCCGCTGACCTCTTTCTCGATATCGGCAAGTGACTTAACATTCAGGTCTGCAAAgatagcctaaaaaaaaaaaaaaggcggcatgaagtgtttttaattaagattagTTATGAGGTAGGACTAAAACCAGCAGCTTAAAGGAAGACTCACGTTACTGCCAGAACTGAGCTTGCTTTCGAATTTGGGGTGTAGTGTGAAAGGCACTCCGTCCATAGCTGGGAAGAGAAGCGAGAGGTGCTTTAGGAACATCCCAGCAGCGCTCGGAGAACACACAATTACTTAATTGCTGCGTAAAGCAGACGAGCGGAAGGGGACACCTTAGCACCCAGAAAAGAGTTTGAGCAAGATGGCAGAGATGTCTCGATTCAAGCAAGGAATAACTTTCAGGAAGGGAGAAGTCTTTCAGAAAACCTTCCTCTCAAAACTTAGCTCAATTCCGGTCTTTAAAGGGATCACTTGTGCAGAACCAGTGTATGAACCAACTACCAgccaatattttcattttaaagtactCCTTGCTTTAGGCAGCTTCCTCGTTTGATTCCAGATGAAGAATCAATTTACCCGAGAGGCCGTAGATGTTGGAGGTGTCGTACAGAGATTCGTGCTGAGACGCACGTTTGGTGCTGCATCGAGCCACGGGTGACCTGTAGCAGATCAGAATTAATTAGTGTCTCTCACCCGCTGACCCCTCACGCAACAGATAACGAGCCCCAGAGCAGGGGAATGAAAACCACGAGGTGGCACCAGCAGTCGCAGGATTTATTCCCAGTCCCAGACTGGTTCAGGTaagactggaaacaaaaaaaaccacagatgaaGGCGTAGGTACCTGTGGTCTGAGTCAGGGGGCTGGAGCGAGAGCTGCTTCAGGCCTGCGCTGATCGTCCGCGGTTTGGGGACGGGCGGGGGGCTGGGTTTCAAAACCGGCCCTTTTTTACACCAGATGGCAAAACTACCCATTtccctagaaaaaaaataaaaaaaaaaaaccccgaacccGACAGGGTTTTGCCGTGAGGGGCAGCAGCGgagggcgggagcggcgggggcgcgggcagggccccCCTACCCTATTTTCATGTAGTGCGGGAGGGCTTTGCTCTTGGAGCTCAGCTTGATGTCGAAGACGGCCGTCTCGGCGGTGTCCAGCGGCAGCAGCTTCACGTACACCCGTTTCTTCCGGGAGACGGCGTTCCCTGCGGGGGGGAAGCAGGCGACAGGACCGGTGGGGGCGCTGGGGACCGGGCCGCGCCGCCACCCGCCCTTCCCGGGATTGGTCTCCCCCcgcggaggtgggggggggggacacttaCGAGGCTCCGGGAACTCGGGGGCGCGGGTGTAGCCGGCGGGCTGCGGGCTCCGGTCGCTCAGCACCTGCACGTCGGTCACCACGGGCCCGGGAACCGCCTGTACGGGACGGGACCTCGGCACCGGACCGGAGCACGATcgccccccccaccgccgccccggtgcccccccccccccctccggggCTGGGACCCGCCGCACCTGGGCTCCGCCGGTGCTCACGCACAGGTACCCGCCGCCCTTGTGCCCGAAGCCCTTCCCCAGGTTGGCAGCCGCGCCCTCCACGGTAACGGTGATCTGCGGGCACAGGGAGCGTCAGGCCGCGATGGAAGCGGGCAGCGGTGCCCCCTCGTCGGTCCCCCGCCGTCCCCCCGCGCCTACCACGGTCCAGCCGGCGGGGGCCGCCTCGGGCGCGGCGGCCCAGGCCACGCCGGTGAGCGGGGTTtcctccgccgccgccatggccgccgCTTCCGCCCCGGGAGTGGCGGAGctccgccccctcccccctcctAAGCAACCATTGGACGGCGCAGACTGCGGGTGCGACGATTGGCTGGCGCGCTCTGAGCGACGCGCGCGCCGGCCACTGAACGGCGACAGAGTGCGCCTTCAAACGCGGAAGCGCGCAGCGACCGGCCACCGGGACGGCACCGGGCTCCCACCGCCTTTATTGACACCGGCAGcgcggcccgcagcccccccacccctgctcagTCGTTCGGCGTCTTCCTCCGCGGGGCGGCGATCAGCTTGCGCGCGGGGGAGTTCTCCAGCTGCCGGAAGGTCCTCGTGGCTGGCACCGGGGGGGAAAAACACCCGTTAACCCCCGGTAACGACCCCCACGGAGGCTCCCACCCCCCGAGGGGGTCCCGCTTACCGAGCTGCTCCGACAGGCGCCGGAGGTACTGCCGGCTGTCCTCGCTGAAGGCCTGCAGCAGCTTCACCGCTTGCTGCAGTTCATCCAGCTGCGAAACCAAAGCAccccaaaaaattaaaaagatgaaaaatcacTAAATCCTTCCCGGGGACAGAACATTTTTCCCTCAAACAGCCGAGAGCAACTCACCACGAGCTCCACGcagctcagcacctccccctGGTCATCCAGGATCTGCTGGTAGTTGGGTTTGCCGCTGAAGACTCCGGCCTGAGACGTCTGGAGGTGGGGCGCAGGCTCTGCCCGCCCGCCCTTCCCCCTGCgctcctccagctgcctgccGAACAAACGCCGTTCCCGTCAGGCGGGGCCGTTGGAAACGTTTTCTTGTCAAATACCAAAGAGCTGTCACAATCCACACCTGGACATTTCCTCGGCACTCTCCTGGTAGCGCAGCAGGAGCTGATCCCAGGACCGACATTCGGCAGCGAACCtgtggggcgggaggggagccgGTCTGTAGCCCGGAGCGTCCCTCTGAGGCCGAACCGCAGCTGAAGAACTAAATACACCCAAAATACCCTCTCAGGTGCCCGTATTGGTGTTGAGTTTTAGATCCTACCTGGCGAGGTACTCCTTAACCTGGGCCACTGACTCATCCAAAGCCGAGTCCAGTAAAATCCTAAAACACAGATGTTACATCAGCACGATATAGGGAGAGATATACGTTCCACACGTATATCACAGGGGGTTCTGGTGCCTGTTCAGCGCTTAGCAGCCACGCTGAATGCTTAGAATTGCAGAGGATGAAAGAGAAAAGTCTCCTCAATAAAGATAACGCCCCCTGAATATTCACTGTGCTGCTTGTCTAGTGATGGCATCAGCCCCAAAAATCCCGGTAGCCGCCGGCGGGGGGTATGCTCTGCAAATTTAGGTGACTGGGCAGGCcctaaagcaaaaccagaaaaggagAATCGTGGAATGACAGAACGGGTTGGggtggaaaggaccttaaagctCATCTCGCtcctgccgcgggcagggacgccttccaccagaccaggttgctcagagtccgtCCAACCCGGCCGTGAACAACTTCTCTGGGCCACCTCTTCCGCTGTCTCGCCGCCCTCGCAGTGAAGAATTTCTCCCCGAGAACTGATGTAAATCGACctgctttcagtttaaaaccgctACCCCTCGTCCCAGCCCTGCACTCCCccataaagagtccctccccatctctcctgtaagtactggaaagctgctgtaaggtctccctggagccttctcttctctaaacaACCCCAGCTATAGATGATCCCCCAAATATATGATCCCTATTATCCATGTGCATGTACCCGTGACTTTTACgtgtatttattcatttgtttaaGAGGCAAAATCTTATTTGGCCTGTCTGATTTATGAACCACTCTCCTCTCCACATCCTGCGTCCGTACAAAGGGATAATGTAGTGgtttctttcccatttaaaagTTTCGCCCCCCCTAAAATCTGCTGGCACACCTGCACGTTAGCCTTTCCTCGCTGGTTCCGTTACAGTTGCCTGGGTGAGGGGAGCCAGCTCATTAAAACGTTTAAACGAACCCAAAACATTTTGACACAGCTGGGTTAGGAAGGTTTGTGCTGGCAGGGTGAGGTCCTCGTATGCGGAAACAGACGCATCACAAAATGCGTTCAGgccacccccttctcccccaaaagCGACACGACCCACTGTTTACACGGCACAAGAGGCGAGTTCGGCGAGTCCTTACGCTTTAGGGTCTTCTACGCAGCTCTTTAGTGTTCCGTCTCGTTTCAACTTCTGCACGTATCGCTTCAGGTCTTCTGAAACCGAGTGCActgcaaatgaagagaaaataaaacaggataaaacaCGGCTCGTACCCACTGCCTAGAAAATTAGTAATACTGAGAAACGAAGCCGTTTCCTAACCTGCAGATCCTGCTCTGATTCCTTATCGGAAGGCAGCCTAGTTGTTACTTACACAGAGAATAACTCCTTTCTTGGCCACGGTTTACTTTAGTGTGTCCATTTGCCTTCCCTCCCAGAAACTGTGGCCATGCACAGCATCTTAAAAACATCATTCCCGTATTTTTGGCTGCACCCACCCCTTCTAGAAGACAGCTCGTTTCATTTTGAGAGGATGCTCTCAAAAGATGCTCCTTTGAGGGAAGGGGCAGATTTTTAAGTTCAGGATGACCCTTGCTGACGCAAATAGCGCACCTTACCATTTGCTTTGAAAGCCTCGGGGCTAAAGCCGTCAGTTTGCTTCAAGACGTGCTCGAGCTTCTGTGCAGAAAACTAAGAGGAGATAGAAAAGAAGGTCTTAGCACCCTTTCCCGAGTTGCACGACAAAGCTTGTGGGAAGATTCGTTACCGAAGAAGGGAGTCCCTCCTCCCCTCGCACGTATTTCACAACTCAGTTATACAAATCGGAATGTACATTTAGTGGcagaagaaaggcaagagaaaaacaattcactttttaaaagagaGGACCTACCTGGAAACTGGACAACAACAGCATAGAAAGCCGGTCTATCTCTGGCAGATCTAGGCTAATTGATTtgcttaattctgaaaaatcagaacaaaattgTTTAAGAACAATTAAATTCACACCAAGCTGCCAACGGCTGGAATGTTCCTGAAACACACTAAAAGCTGCTGTTTTAGAGGAGTGCGGTGTGCAGGATATGGAAGgagcagggaaaacagaaagaaacagagttCCTAACAAGGAAAAGTCACACTTAAGGCTCAACCATGGAAATAAAAAGGCAGAGACTGCAAACCACTGGTCTACAGAAGCCGTTAATGCAGCATCTCCTTTTATCCTCAAGTACCTGGACCGCCGAGATCACTGCCAACACGGATGTCAGTGGCTACTAGTTAGGAATAACGCAATTAGACTGCTCTTACCCTAAAGTTCGTGCCATGAAATTAAATTTCAACTTGCTGCAGGCTGCGCTGCAAGTTTCGAGAGCGAGCTTGATAAAGGGAAGAAGTGGAGCACGTACCAGTGACATCTTGGTGAACAGGAGGCAGAGATTTTCGGCGTTTTGTCCCCTTCAGGCTCGAACGACACCAAGAGCGACGCTTGGCTTGAGGAGTGGTGATGAGCTGTCTCGGGGACAAGTTAAAAGAACTCAATGTATGGTCTTTCCTGGGACTGCTTCCCCAGGGAGACAGCCTCTTGGGACTAGGTCCGAGGGGGCTTTTCCTGAGGCCGGGACTTTCATGGGATCTTTTCCTCATAGCCACTCCGGCTGTCTCACAGAGACTAACGTTCTTCTTGCTAACAGCAGTTATGTCAGGTGGCTTTAGGAACTGCTCAGGATCCAGTTTCTTCTCTGCAGGGTCAGGATCTAGGAAATCAGCACGTTAGCAGGGTCAAGTGAGAGGAAAGGGTCTTTCCCAAGGATTCAAAAGCATTGAACCTGTTCTCTGCCCTTTGCTTTCTAGCTCGGAGCAACAGCAGCGCCGAGGTGCGATGGCTGGATCACCGCTTCACAGCCTCCCAAGACCGCCGCTGCCGCCGGTTCTCCCTCCCAGCACGGAGCTCCTTCTCccgggccccgggccggcccccACCGGCGGCGGGTGCAGCCGCGGTGGGGGGTGATGCTCGGCACCGCCCAGCCCTCCACGCTCCCAGGCCCGCCGCCCCTCGCTGCCCGCGGCCGCCTTTACCTGACGCTGCACCTTCAGCCGCAGGGCGGGCTCCGCCGGGGGAACGCTGAGGGGAAAAACGGTTACGAGGCTGGCAGCGAGGCCTCCCCGCGGCCCCCTCAGCCGAGCCGGGCTCCCCCCAGCGCTCACCTCCTCCTCCGACCCGCCAGACGGCCCCGGTGGGGCGGCGGCCGGCCCggagctccccgccgccccgcagcccctcgccggTCGCTCCTCcatggcggcggcgccgcgcgccCCCAGCGGCCGTTGGGCGCGGGGCATGGCGGGAAGGCGGCGCCCGCCGGCCCTCAGGCAGGCGCATGCGCAGAGGCCGCctcgcccctcccgccccggttTCCCGCCCTCCCGTGAGGGAGCCCCGCCGCTCCCTCATCCCCTCAGGGAGCCCCGCCGCCTCGAAGGCCAGGTGAGGAgagctgagaggaaaggcaaggaggaaaaccaaaaccaaaaaaaaaaaaaaaaaaaaaaaggctttggaaGTTTATTATCTTTGATAAAATCTCAACTGAAAAGGGTGGACTCTGTGTtaacagctgcagaaatgcacAAAAAACTATTATCCATGGGGAAGTCAggtggttttgttggttttttttcactagACATTAAATTAGAATTACGTGGAATGACACAGGATGGAAGGTCCTACCCGAGAGCAAAGTCCAGTGAGAGTTTTGGTAAAGCAACGTTCTGATTAATTAGCTCAGAATGAATTCTAGTTAAGAAAAGCTTATTTTCCTATACAAAATTACAATACAGAGAACGCATACAATTACAATACAGGGGGTTTAACTGTTAGTAGCTATCAACTAGAACAGAAATTTCATAGTAAAAAACTTTATGGAAATTAAAATAAGTCAATTTTCTTAAGCTGTAAAACTTGAGACAAACGCCAAGTTCTAGAAGAGACACTTTCAGATTCTTACCATaaaatccatatttaaaaaaatgaatttggttaggaaaatgaagcaagttcttttaaaacaatttcacatCCCAATGGGCATAAGTAAAAAGAACTCAACTGCGTGAGGCTGAGAGGTAGAGAGGTATCATTGTAATCACAATCTTCTATTGGTTCCAGGGTTTTTTCTGAGGTAATTAGCTGTGTGTCAAGTTGTATAAACAATAGTATTGGCAAAAGAGCAACATTGACAAATTACACTAATGACCTCTTTCCTCTCATCAATAGGTCCTAAAAACTTAATTAGACGCATCCGAATTAACACTTCCAGGGTCTCCAGCAGGTGAAGTGATTGATGAAGGGGTGGTAGCATCCTGCCAGCTGCCATTAGCCTGAAGGGAGAATAAATACATCATTTCATTAAATCTTTAAGAAACTACTTGCAGATAACAAAGTATGCCTTTATATGTTCACACCTTACAAGCGACAGTGTTTTTGAAAGGAAGTAACTACATATCAGCTCTGGCAAAGCACAGTCCACGAATATCCCGTAAAACCTCTTCTCTCCCCCCGCCGATTTTATCGTGTTACTCTTACTCCTAGTGCCATCTCCTTACGGCAAGAATTAACTAAAGCGCACAAATTTTCTGGTGGCCAAAGCCAAAATTTTAAACCCAGCCTctgggagggaaaggctggtgtATTACACTAcatcttttccagctttttcctATCCCCACATCAGAGATGTCAGGGGGAATAAAGAAGTCACAGATCATTAACCCATCTCGGGCAGAATTTGTGTTTTAGTAATACCTCGGTACATCTTACATCTATGCGCTGCGTCGTATACAAAGGATTCCCCACAATTGTGTCATATCTTCCTGTCTGGTGTATGACATGGTGTAAGGAATCCATCTAGAACGAGATCCCACACAAGGAGAACAATAAGGATAAAAAGTcaagttaaagaaatgcagtagTACGTGGTCCATATCTATCGGGCCAAAAATCCTTTAAACAAGGGGCACATTTTCTTGCAGGGAGAcaagttttctttgcatttgctaTTAACTGAGCTATACCTAGCTAGTTCATTATCAAGCAAAATTAAAGCCTAGTATGCGTATCACCTAGAGCTTTAACGACAGAGGAACAGATTTTATGCAGTTTAGACGGATTTAGAAATTCAGCAGAAAGCTTAAAATGAATTTAACAATACTGTTAACCACAAATCCTACGCAAAGTTCTACTTATATGGAACGAGACTGActctaaaatgagaaaatactaATTCATTAATGTAAATTTAAAGGGATAGAAGAACAGCGGTAGGTTAATTTAGGTATTGGTTAATTCTGTAAGAGAAAATTCCAGTTCCAAGAGAAAATACACATTTGAGCAGGTTTGTTTCTTGACTCTTTTGAGAAATTTGCCTCTAGTCGTTTCTTGCATCCTAGCCAGTGCTGGCCAGAGACAGAAAAATCCATCCCTATGCGGTATTAAGagaatctactttaaaaaaaaaacaaacaagattgTCTAATCCAACCCTGCTGTTCGAAGCAGGGTCAGTTAGAGCAGGTTGgggtttgaatatctccaaggacggagactccacaacctccctgggcaacctgttcataCCGTATAAAGGACAGAGAAATGGGATTTTAACATTTATCTCTCTGCTGAAAGTATGTTGGTGTTTTGTTTCCTTACTGACCTGCGACTGCACATTGGCTCCCACTGGGGAGCTCTGGTAGGAAGTCAATGACTGCAAGTTTATAAACGAATCTCCGGAATTTGTCATCTTAAAAGAGCCagaggaagctgaaaaaaaaaaaaaaaaaaaaagaacaagttttaataagaaataaaacccaccaaaaacGGTTCTTCAATCAGTATTACATTattgaagtttaaaagaaaaagaaatcctacGACCGTTTCAAACACCGGTATTCCGTGGTGCTAATTGTCACAAGAAATAATTGGAGACCTTCAAGCAGAGAGGCTCTTCACCGGCACTCTCACTCACCTGAATTTGGTGTAGACGGAGAATTTGCCTGGTTGCCTTGAGCCACGACATTAGTTGCATCCACTGCTGTTTTTGCGGCATAAATATTAGCTTCTTCTTGAAACTTCCCCATGTTTTTTTTGTACCGAATTCTTTTGTTACCAAACCAGTTGGAAACCTGGAGATACGTATCGCTGTTAGCATTCGATCAAATTATTACATTTTCCACTATATTTGGAAGTTACCAGCATAGGAGACGTTTTAAACTAGGCTTCAAGCAGAAAATACCTACTACTAACCCTTCAGAATAACCTAAATCCTATTTAAAGTGCCAGTAACTGAAGCCTGTTGCTaactatgggggaaaaaaaacattgttcaAGGCAAAAAAAGTCACTCAATTCCAGATAAAACACTTCGTACCTGTGAAACTGTGATGCCACCTTTCTTTGCTAGCTCTTCTTTGGCCTCTTCACTGGGGTAAGGATTACTCAGGTGCGAGTAAAAATATTCATTCAGCACTTCTGTGGCCTGTTTGCTGAAGTTACGTCGTTTACgcctataaaaatattatttattcctATTTTAATGGTGTTAGAGAGTAGACCGAATAGAGCACACTGTTCGCTTCTCTTTTCCTCTAAACTACATTTGGTTTGAAGGAAAACGTAAGAATTGAGTGGAACTAAATAGATGCTGATGTGAAGGTATACCCTAGCAAGCCAAACGGGTAGTGAATTCTTAATATTTAAACTAGACCAACAGTGGGAATGACAGACGAGATTTCTTACGCCATCACTGGCATCAAGCAACAGAAGTAGTTCAGGCTTAAACGTCAGTTATCGCTAGATGGTGTTTTCTCGTACCTTGCATCAAGAAAGCGTGAACGCAGGATCATTACTGCCTCGCACGTGCTCTGCTTCAGTTGCATCTGGATGGTGCTGAATTTGCCGTGGATTATGTTCACCATGCGCTCTATTTCTTTTGGCGAAATTGGTCTTGTTCTACTCTGTTCCCTAAGCAGGTTCATAACGTGCGTGGTGAACTCGCTGCAGGCCTGAAAATACACACATTTGTATCGACAAACAATAAAATACCCCAGAATTCGTTTCCCCCACAAGAATATATATCCAAAAAAACTTTAGAGGAGTTTCCATGTTTTAGCTTTACTCTATTTACTCTTAAAAAACGGCAACAAAAGATAAACGAGACATTTATTATCTTTAGTTTGATGTCCAGTCCCTCGATCTTCGCCTTACTTCTGTAACACTGAGATAACTTTTCAACTGGATTTGATATCCTCGCGTTCACCTGAATTCATTATACTTCCTGTTCTGTTCTTAAAACCGACACCAAAGGAAAAAACGGTTATTTTTAATTGAGATGATAAAAACTCTTCCATGCAGAAAGATCACCTGTTCATATTTCTCTAGCTCAGAGTGGTATATCTGTCGGATC
The genomic region above belongs to Calonectris borealis chromosome 31, bCalBor7.hap1.2, whole genome shotgun sequence and contains:
- the MVB12A gene encoding multivesicular body subunit 12A produces the protein MAAAEETPLTGVAWAAAPEAAPAGWTVITVTVEGAAANLGKGFGHKGGGYLCVSTGGAQAVPGPVVTDVQVLSDRSPQPAGYTRAPEFPEPRNAVSRKKRVYVKLLPLDTAETAVFDIKLSSKSKALPHYMKIGEMGSFAIWCKKGPVLKPSPPPVPKPRTISAGLKQLSLQPPDSDHRSPVARCSTKRASQHESLYDTSNIYGLSAMDGVPFTLHPKFESKLSSGSNAIFADLNVKSLADIEKEYNYAFVVERTAAARLPPSVC
- the DSN1 gene encoding kinetochore-associated protein DSN1 homolog isoform X2, coding for MPRAQRPLGARGAAAMEERPARGCGAAGSSGPAAAPPGPSGGSEEERSPGGARPAAEGAASDPDPAEKKLDPEQFLKPPDITAVSKKNVSLCETAGVAMRKRSHESPGLRKSPLGPSPKRLSPWGSSPRKDHTLSSFNLSPRQLITTPQAKRRSWCRSSLKGTKRRKSLPPVHQDVTELSKSISLDLPEIDRLSMLLLSSFQFSAQKLEHVLKQTDGFSPEAFKANVHSVSEDLKRYVQKLKRDGTLKSCVEDPKAILLDSALDESVAQVKEYLARFAAECRSWDQLLLRYQESAEEMSRQLEERRGKGGRAEPAPHLQTSQAGVFSGKPNYQQILDDQGEVLSCVELVLDELQQAVKLLQAFSEDSRQYLRRLSEQLATRTFRQLENSPARKLIAAPRRKTPND
- the DSN1 gene encoding kinetochore-associated protein DSN1 homolog isoform X1 — protein: MRLPEGRRAPPSRHAPRPTAAGGARRRRHGGATGEGLRGGGELRAGRRPTGAVWRVGGGDPDPAEKKLDPEQFLKPPDITAVSKKNVSLCETAGVAMRKRSHESPGLRKSPLGPSPKRLSPWGSSPRKDHTLSSFNLSPRQLITTPQAKRRSWCRSSLKGTKRRKSLPPVHQDVTELSKSISLDLPEIDRLSMLLLSSFQFSAQKLEHVLKQTDGFSPEAFKANVHSVSEDLKRYVQKLKRDGTLKSCVEDPKAILLDSALDESVAQVKEYLARFAAECRSWDQLLLRYQESAEEMSRQLEERRGKGGRAEPAPHLQTSQAGVFSGKPNYQQILDDQGEVLSCVELVLDELQQAVKLLQAFSEDSRQYLRRLSEQLATRTFRQLENSPARKLIAAPRRKTPND
- the PBX4 gene encoding pre-B-cell leukemia transcription factor 4, which produces MEDPSRLLAAAHGAGVTLPGGIPPAPPPAAGDPAAAPPPGPPPAHHDTGDVLQQIMAITDQSLDEAQARKHALNCHRMKPALFSVLCEIKEKTVLSIRGIQEEDPPDAQLMRLDNMLLAEGVSGPEKRGRGGPMAVAATSGGCPNDNSIEHSDYRAKLSQIRQIYHSELEKYEQACSEFTTHVMNLLREQSRTRPISPKEIERMVNIIHGKFSTIQMQLKQSTCEAVMILRSRFLDARRKRRNFSKQATEVLNEYFYSHLSNPYPSEEAKEELAKKGGITVSQVSNWFGNKRIRYKKNMGKFQEEANIYAAKTAVDATNVVAQGNQANSPSTPNSASSGSFKMTNSGDSFINLQSLTSYQSSPVGANVQSQMDSLHHVIHQTGRYDTIVGNPLYTTQRIDVRCTEANGSWQDATTPSSITSPAGDPGSVNSDASN